A region from the Hyalangium minutum genome encodes:
- a CDS encoding monovalent cation:proton antiporter-2 (CPA2) family protein, producing the protein MSVFQQALVFLAAAVVAVPLFKRLGLGSVLGYLAAGMIIGPWGIGAVSDVESILHFSEFGVVFLLFLIGLELQPSRLWELRKSVFGLGSLQVVGSGLLLAAAGLLLGLKGTTALITGMGLSLSSTAFALQLLAEKNELPTEYGRASFGILLFQDLAVIPLLALLPLLGTSDSPSTEPTWVSALKAAGVLVGVVLAGRYVLRPVFKVLASFHSQELFTATALLLVMGTAALVSAVGLSMALGAFLAGVLLADSEFRHELEADIEPFKGLLLGLFFIAVGMSVNIGLVTTKPLLVLALVLGLVAIKAVALFAIGRWAFKNNEPALSMAIVISQGGEFAFVLFRLAVGYHVMENALADLMVVVVSLSMVTTPLLFTAYARWVRPRFKKKVQREFDVAPEEDNPVIIAGMGRVGQVVARMLRAKRIGFTALDVSSEHIDFIKRFGNKVYYGDASRLDLLRAARAEKAKIFVLAIDDIAASIRTAETVRQHFPHLTIFARARNRQHVYSLLNMGIQHVMRETWVSSLEMTEEILEELGYTYSEARKTVERFRQHDEQLLMSTYPFHKDEKKLAEMAAQARKELESLFEHDAAEQKKVS; encoded by the coding sequence ATGTCGGTTTTCCAGCAAGCCCTCGTCTTCCTGGCCGCGGCGGTCGTGGCGGTTCCCCTGTTCAAGCGGCTCGGGCTGGGCTCCGTCCTGGGCTACCTGGCTGCGGGGATGATCATCGGCCCGTGGGGCATTGGCGCGGTCTCGGACGTGGAGAGCATCCTCCACTTCTCCGAGTTCGGCGTGGTCTTCCTCCTCTTCCTCATCGGCCTGGAGCTGCAGCCCTCGCGCCTCTGGGAGCTGCGCAAGTCCGTGTTCGGCCTGGGCAGCCTCCAAGTGGTGGGCTCCGGGCTCCTGCTGGCCGCGGCGGGCCTGCTCCTCGGGCTGAAGGGCACCACCGCCCTCATCACCGGCATGGGCCTGTCCCTGTCCTCCACCGCCTTCGCCCTCCAGCTGCTCGCGGAGAAGAACGAGCTGCCCACCGAATATGGACGGGCCTCGTTCGGCATCCTCCTGTTCCAGGACCTGGCCGTCATCCCGCTGCTGGCCCTGCTGCCCCTGCTGGGGACTTCGGACTCGCCGTCCACCGAGCCAACCTGGGTCTCCGCCCTCAAGGCGGCGGGTGTCCTCGTGGGCGTCGTCCTGGCGGGCCGCTACGTGCTGCGTCCCGTGTTCAAGGTGCTGGCCTCGTTCCACAGCCAGGAGCTCTTCACCGCCACGGCGCTGCTGCTCGTCATGGGCACCGCGGCGCTGGTGAGCGCGGTGGGACTCTCCATGGCCCTGGGGGCGTTCCTCGCGGGCGTGCTCCTGGCGGACTCGGAGTTCCGCCACGAGCTGGAGGCCGACATCGAGCCCTTCAAGGGCCTGCTGCTGGGCCTGTTCTTCATCGCCGTGGGCATGTCCGTGAACATCGGCCTGGTCACCACCAAGCCCCTGCTCGTATTGGCCCTGGTGCTCGGGCTGGTGGCGATCAAAGCGGTGGCGCTGTTCGCCATCGGCCGCTGGGCCTTCAAGAACAACGAGCCGGCCCTCAGCATGGCCATCGTCATCTCTCAAGGTGGCGAGTTCGCCTTCGTCCTCTTCCGGCTCGCCGTGGGCTACCATGTCATGGAGAACGCGCTGGCGGACCTGATGGTCGTCGTGGTCAGCCTCTCCATGGTCACCACCCCGCTGCTCTTCACCGCCTACGCCCGGTGGGTGCGCCCCCGCTTCAAGAAGAAGGTGCAGCGCGAGTTCGACGTGGCCCCCGAGGAGGACAACCCCGTCATCATCGCGGGCATGGGCCGCGTGGGGCAGGTGGTGGCCCGCATGTTGCGCGCAAAGCGCATCGGCTTCACGGCCCTGGACGTGAGCTCCGAGCACATCGACTTCATCAAGCGCTTCGGCAACAAGGTCTACTACGGGGACGCCTCGCGGCTGGACCTGCTGCGCGCCGCGCGGGCTGAGAAGGCGAAGATCTTCGTGTTGGCCATCGATGACATCGCGGCCTCCATCCGGACGGCGGAGACCGTGCGACAGCACTTCCCCCACCTCACCATCTTCGCTCGGGCCCGCAACCGCCAGCACGTGTACTCCCTGCTGAACATGGGCATCCAGCACGTGATGCGCGAGACGTGGGTCTCCAGCCTGGAGATGACGGAAGAGATTCTCGAGGAGCTGGGGTACACCTACTCGGAGGCTCGGAAGACGGTGGAGCGGTTCCGCCAGCACGACGAGCAGTTGCTCATGTCCACCTACCCCTTCCACAAGGACGAGAAGAAGCTCGCGGAGATGGCCGCCCAGGCCCGCAAGGAGCTGGAGAGCCTCTTCGAACACGACGCCGCCGAGCAGAAGAAAGTGAGCTGA
- a CDS encoding NUDIX hydrolase — protein sequence MPLPKDAPLVELLSRHVPADAKEREDLERMRTFAVELGSPFSRSQAHAHFTGSAVVVDPAGERVALVHHAKLKRWLQPGGHADEADGGHMATTALREAQEETGCQVRLHPSAPRPLDVDIHRIPARKEEPEHLHLDVRYLVIADNPEALAHDPNESFGIQWLPWTQAIERADEAPLRRLLEKARAAASHTQ from the coding sequence ATGCCCCTGCCGAAGGACGCCCCATTGGTGGAACTGCTCTCGCGCCATGTCCCGGCGGACGCCAAGGAGCGCGAGGACCTGGAGCGCATGCGCACCTTTGCCGTCGAGTTGGGCAGCCCCTTCTCCCGCTCGCAGGCCCACGCGCACTTCACCGGCAGCGCCGTGGTGGTAGACCCCGCGGGCGAGCGCGTCGCCCTGGTGCACCACGCCAAGCTGAAGCGCTGGCTGCAGCCAGGAGGGCACGCGGACGAGGCTGACGGCGGCCACATGGCGACCACGGCCCTGCGCGAGGCCCAGGAGGAGACGGGCTGCCAGGTGCGGCTCCACCCCTCCGCTCCCCGCCCGCTGGATGTGGACATCCACCGCATCCCCGCTCGCAAGGAGGAGCCCGAGCACCTCCATCTGGATGTCCGCTACCTCGTCATTGCAGACAATCCCGAGGCACTGGCGCATGATCCGAACGAATCTTTTGGCATCCAATGGCTTCCGTGGACCCAGGCGATCGAACGGGCGGACGAAGCTCCGCTGCGCCGACTCTTGGAGAAGGCGCGCGCCGCCGCCTCCCACACCCAGTGA
- a CDS encoding cytochrome P450, whose amino-acid sequence MSKTHASPGLGPEYHPLASPQLEQPHPFLARARREEPVFFSPALGSWVVTRHADISAVVADAARFSSAESITVGSATMPPEVLSVLMGGYPLVPSLVDNDPPAHTRFRGLVSKAFTGRRLTESEPFIRSLIDELIHSFKNEGRTDLFLRFAHPLSSGIIAEILGIPRTDIHRFRRWSDDLSTVLAAHGSVEHQVACARGVVDFQRYLASALEERKTAPREDLFTDIVTGGQGMAPPMSMAELVSLLMQVHFAGHETTAGLIVGAVELLLTHPDQLQALRDDPSLIAGAVEEAVRMVSPVHAMFRTALEDVEIGGVPIPKGAHIRIVYASANRDEARFHEPDRFDVRRPDIKKHLAFGQGLHFCIGAPLARLEARLALESLLRSLPGLRLVPGQKPGFLRSVTVRRHESLEVAWDVPAP is encoded by the coding sequence ATGTCCAAAACCCATGCATCCCCAGGACTTGGGCCCGAGTATCACCCGCTCGCCTCTCCTCAGCTCGAGCAGCCTCACCCGTTCCTGGCGCGCGCACGGCGCGAGGAGCCGGTGTTCTTCAGCCCAGCGCTCGGGTCGTGGGTGGTGACGCGCCATGCGGACATCAGCGCCGTGGTCGCCGATGCCGCACGCTTCTCGTCCGCCGAGTCCATCACCGTGGGCTCCGCGACGATGCCGCCCGAGGTGCTCTCCGTGCTGATGGGCGGCTACCCCCTGGTGCCCAGCCTCGTCGACAACGATCCGCCCGCGCATACACGCTTCCGAGGCCTCGTCAGCAAGGCCTTCACCGGGCGGCGCCTCACGGAGAGCGAGCCTTTCATCCGCTCCCTCATCGACGAACTCATCCACTCGTTCAAGAATGAGGGGCGGACGGATCTGTTCCTGCGGTTCGCCCATCCGCTGTCGTCCGGCATCATCGCGGAGATCCTCGGCATCCCGCGCACGGACATCCACCGGTTCCGGCGCTGGTCCGATGATCTGTCCACCGTCCTGGCGGCGCACGGTTCCGTCGAGCACCAGGTCGCGTGCGCTCGGGGCGTGGTCGACTTCCAGCGCTACCTCGCCTCGGCGCTCGAGGAGCGAAAGACGGCTCCCCGGGAGGACCTGTTCACCGACATCGTCACCGGAGGGCAGGGGATGGCGCCGCCCATGAGCATGGCGGAGCTTGTGAGCCTGCTGATGCAGGTGCACTTCGCGGGGCACGAGACGACCGCGGGCCTCATCGTGGGCGCGGTGGAGTTGTTGCTCACCCATCCGGACCAGCTGCAGGCCCTCCGGGACGATCCGAGCCTTATCGCGGGCGCAGTCGAGGAGGCCGTGCGGATGGTTTCTCCCGTGCACGCCATGTTTCGCACCGCGCTGGAAGACGTGGAGATCGGCGGCGTCCCGATCCCGAAGGGAGCCCACATCCGGATCGTCTACGCTTCGGCCAACCGCGACGAGGCCCGGTTTCACGAGCCAGACCGCTTCGATGTCCGGCGGCCTGACATCAAGAAGCACCTCGCCTTCGGCCAAGGGCTCCATTTCTGCATCGGCGCGCCACTCGCGCGGCTCGAGGCACGCCTGGCACTCGAGTCCCTGCTCCGGAGTCTCCCGGGCCTCCGGCTCGTGCCGGGGCAGAAGCCGGGCTTCCTGAGGAGCGTCACGGTCCGCAGGCACGAGAGCCTCGAAGTCGCCTGGGACGTTCCGGCGCCCTAA
- a CDS encoding cytochrome P450, translated as MWLLTRQEDVLYALKHPELFSSSKLAGALHAPWLGGPHPLSSAMSFADPPRHGRLRGLVQQAFTSNAVSRLEPFIRSVAEPLVAQMLEQRQVDFIQAFAVPLASSVIGHLMGLDTFLFRRVKRWAEDVVAITSMPAGNTARQQQVRSSMEELTAYLEEALEARRHRPQEDIMSALLQAKVDGEALTPPELLSFLFLLLAAGLETMVHLMGHAMWLLRESPEVFALVRKEPARIPRFLEEMLRYEPPTQGVLRVTTTEVELSGVRIPEGALVMPLIASALRDERHVRDGDRFDMDRTETTHLAFGHGVHFCLGAPLARLEARLGLEALLPRCGGLTGRPEQTVWSPALTMRGPVALPLEVLPIDRLT; from the coding sequence ATGTGGCTCCTCACTCGGCAGGAGGACGTGCTCTACGCCCTCAAGCACCCGGAGCTCTTCTCCTCCTCGAAGCTGGCAGGAGCACTCCACGCGCCCTGGCTGGGAGGTCCCCACCCCCTCTCCTCCGCGATGAGCTTCGCGGATCCCCCCAGGCATGGACGGCTGCGAGGGCTCGTACAACAGGCCTTCACGTCCAACGCGGTGTCCCGCCTGGAGCCCTTCATCCGCTCCGTCGCGGAGCCGCTGGTGGCTCAAATGCTGGAGCAGCGCCAAGTGGACTTCATCCAGGCGTTCGCCGTCCCGCTGGCCTCGAGCGTCATCGGCCACCTGATGGGGCTGGACACCTTTCTGTTCCGGCGAGTGAAGCGCTGGGCGGAGGATGTCGTGGCCATCACCTCCATGCCGGCGGGAAACACGGCGCGCCAGCAGCAGGTGCGCAGCTCCATGGAAGAGCTGACTGCGTACCTGGAGGAGGCGCTCGAGGCACGCCGCCATCGGCCCCAGGAGGACATCATGAGCGCGCTGCTCCAGGCGAAGGTGGACGGCGAGGCGCTCACGCCCCCGGAGCTGCTCAGCTTCCTCTTCCTGCTCCTGGCCGCAGGGCTGGAGACCATGGTGCACCTGATGGGCCACGCGATGTGGCTGCTGCGCGAATCCCCCGAGGTGTTCGCCCTGGTGCGCAAGGAGCCCGCGCGAATCCCCCGCTTCCTCGAGGAGATGCTGCGCTACGAGCCTCCCACGCAAGGCGTGCTGCGGGTGACCACCACCGAAGTAGAGCTGTCCGGCGTGCGCATCCCCGAGGGGGCACTGGTGATGCCCCTCATCGCCTCGGCGCTGAGGGACGAGCGCCATGTGCGAGACGGAGACCGGTTCGACATGGACCGGACCGAGACCACCCATCTCGCCTTCGGCCACGGCGTGCACTTCTGTCTGGGGGCCCCGCTGGCGCGGCTGGAGGCGCGGCTGGGGCTCGAAGCCCTGCTGCCGCGCTGCGGCGGGCTGACCGGCCGGCCGGAGCAGACCGTGTGGAGTCCCGCCCTGACCATGCGCGGGCCGGTGGCGCTCCCCCTGGAGGTACTGCCCATCGACCGCCTCACGTGA
- a CDS encoding methyl-accepting chemotaxis protein — MTNDDQLIRDFARRGSLLFLMWVLAPILICAYLIAMELGVPSDRALPTVLLVMLPLAAVTCLAFPFLALSSLGSKALRHRAEDAAGDRLRRILQLPWRASAIVSYTAWTVSGLGFSLIAGLMFDRGPLRILLGTLIAFCFGVVVSFPFGISLEKLGLSQAMEERKAHQALVVQGTGPFWPRQTWFLPFTFIASIVATLTLCICVVVVKLLALRDALRADLVAEGATKSAERLQDLSGNMFADLAWVLPWVAVLALILPTITAWMLARRQAQGAGAVGKAIEGLAVGRISSPEWVSTDELGDLAFALNSVLGKLRQIPETLASSASRLVAAGKELSEANNEQQQSLNQQAAAIQETQVTSQEIKHTSQMTSERAESMLRVAKRAEELGHEGEAAIEQSMQGLGAIQGFVDAMQVKLNRLAESATQIGEITEAVKDMADQSNLLAVNAAIEAARAGDNGKGFAVLAREIRALADQSVKSTTRIRTILGEVIGAIRAAATMVEQGSRDIQGGLEKMKASSNSLRELSRLSQENSAAMRQIVAAVNQQNAGISQIFSAIADLSQIMDSTLKRLESTQQATGTLEAVSTEVSEMAQQFTVN, encoded by the coding sequence ATGACCAACGACGATCAACTGATCCGAGACTTCGCCAGGCGTGGAAGCCTGCTGTTCCTGATGTGGGTCCTGGCGCCCATCCTCATCTGCGCATACCTGATCGCCATGGAACTGGGGGTGCCGAGTGACAGGGCGCTCCCGACGGTGCTGCTCGTCATGCTGCCGCTCGCGGCGGTGACGTGCCTCGCGTTCCCCTTCCTGGCGCTGAGCTCGCTGGGGTCCAAGGCGCTGCGGCACCGGGCTGAAGACGCGGCGGGAGATCGCCTGCGCCGCATCCTGCAGCTGCCGTGGCGGGCCAGCGCCATCGTCTCCTACACCGCGTGGACGGTGAGTGGCCTCGGCTTCTCACTGATCGCGGGGCTCATGTTCGACCGGGGGCCGCTGCGCATCCTGCTGGGCACGCTGATCGCCTTCTGCTTCGGCGTGGTGGTGTCCTTCCCGTTCGGCATCAGCCTGGAGAAGCTGGGGCTGTCCCAGGCCATGGAGGAGCGCAAGGCGCACCAGGCGCTCGTGGTCCAGGGCACCGGGCCGTTCTGGCCGCGCCAGACGTGGTTCCTGCCCTTCACCTTCATTGCCTCCATCGTCGCCACGCTGACGCTGTGCATCTGCGTGGTGGTGGTGAAGCTGCTGGCCCTGCGCGACGCGCTGCGAGCGGACCTGGTGGCCGAGGGCGCCACGAAGTCCGCGGAGCGGCTGCAGGACCTGAGTGGCAACATGTTCGCGGATCTGGCGTGGGTGCTGCCCTGGGTGGCGGTGCTGGCGCTGATTCTCCCCACCATCACCGCGTGGATGCTGGCGCGCCGGCAGGCGCAGGGCGCGGGCGCGGTGGGCAAGGCCATCGAGGGTCTGGCGGTGGGCCGCATCTCCTCGCCCGAGTGGGTCTCCACCGATGAGCTGGGAGACCTGGCGTTCGCGCTGAACTCGGTGCTGGGCAAGCTGCGGCAGATTCCGGAGACGCTGGCGTCGTCGGCCTCGCGGCTGGTGGCGGCGGGCAAGGAGCTGAGCGAGGCCAACAACGAGCAGCAGCAGAGCCTCAACCAGCAGGCCGCGGCCATCCAGGAGACGCAGGTCACCTCTCAGGAGATCAAGCACACCTCGCAGATGACGTCCGAGCGCGCCGAGTCCATGCTCCGCGTCGCCAAGCGCGCCGAGGAACTGGGCCACGAGGGCGAGGCCGCCATCGAGCAGTCCATGCAGGGCTTGGGCGCCATTCAGGGCTTCGTGGACGCCATGCAGGTGAAGCTCAACCGCCTGGCCGAGAGCGCCACGCAGATCGGTGAAATCACCGAGGCCGTGAAGGACATGGCGGACCAGTCCAACCTGCTGGCCGTCAACGCCGCCATCGAGGCCGCCCGCGCCGGAGACAACGGCAAGGGCTTCGCCGTGCTGGCCCGCGAGATTCGCGCCCTGGCGGACCAGTCCGTCAAGAGCACCACGCGCATCCGCACGATTCTCGGTGAAGTGATTGGCGCCATCCGGGCCGCGGCCACCATGGTGGAGCAGGGCTCGCGCGACATCCAGGGCGGTCTGGAGAAGATGAAGGCCTCCAGTAACAGCCTGCGCGAGCTGTCCCGCCTGTCGCAGGAGAACTCGGCGGCGATGCGGCAGATCGTCGCGGCCGTGAATCAGCAGAACGCCGGTATCTCGCAGATCTTCAGCGCCATCGCGGACCTGTCGCAGATCATGGACTCCACGCTCAAGCGGCTCGAGTCCACGCAGCAGGCCACTGGCACGCTGGAGGCCGTGTCCACGGAAGTCAGCGAGATGGCTCAGCAGTTCACGGTGAACTGA
- a CDS encoding sensor histidine kinase, protein MSSLSARLLLAFLLPTLVLFGLTGAASYTLARSILEEELGQSLSAIAAATASQVSGERMLTIEPGDDVQGTRTWRNLTRLLDESRKASGLRRMFLVDVEGRVRADVGGELPVGAEAPELARDRRELTRVFSGERAASQVLFTGSDGQLYKTGYAPVLQGDAVVGAMAVEGSAAFFDSLARLSHTFTAATAVALAVLAAVAVLTARGLARPLRRLMDSALRIGRGDLATPVPPEPTREIGVLARELEVMRGALESRDRQLKLMLAGVAHEVRNPLGGIELFSGLLAEDLKAGSATEAASHISRIQREVAYLQRIVEDFLAFAREQPLARAPVEAPALLSGACELLTVEAETKGVKLEVEAAPARLEADGSLLTAALVNLVKNAVQASSPGASVRVTGRSEAQRYTIQVQDTGPGIPEAERERIFEPFFTTREKGTGLGLPLARKIVRAHGGELELSSAPGATTFTLTLPVVLSSP, encoded by the coding sequence ATGAGCTCGCTCTCGGCGCGGCTGCTCCTGGCCTTCCTGCTGCCCACGCTGGTGCTCTTCGGGCTCACGGGGGCGGCCAGCTACACCCTGGCGCGCTCCATCCTCGAGGAGGAGCTGGGCCAGAGCCTCTCGGCCATCGCCGCCGCCACGGCCAGCCAGGTGAGCGGCGAGCGGATGCTCACCATCGAGCCTGGGGATGACGTCCAGGGCACTCGCACGTGGCGCAACCTCACGCGGTTGCTGGACGAGTCCCGGAAGGCCAGCGGCTTGCGCCGCATGTTCCTCGTGGATGTGGAGGGCCGCGTGCGCGCGGACGTGGGCGGAGAGCTGCCCGTGGGCGCGGAGGCCCCGGAGCTCGCCCGCGATAGGCGCGAGCTGACCCGGGTGTTCTCGGGCGAGCGCGCGGCCAGCCAGGTGCTCTTCACTGGCTCGGATGGGCAGCTCTACAAGACGGGCTATGCGCCGGTGCTGCAGGGAGATGCCGTGGTGGGCGCGATGGCCGTGGAGGGCAGCGCGGCATTCTTCGACTCGCTGGCACGCCTCTCCCACACCTTCACAGCGGCCACGGCGGTGGCGCTGGCGGTGCTCGCGGCGGTGGCGGTGCTCACGGCCCGAGGGCTGGCCCGCCCGCTTCGCAGGCTGATGGACTCGGCACTGCGCATCGGCCGGGGAGACCTCGCCACGCCCGTGCCGCCGGAGCCCACGCGGGAGATCGGTGTGCTCGCCCGTGAGCTGGAGGTGATGCGTGGGGCGCTGGAGAGCCGGGACAGACAGCTCAAGCTGATGCTCGCCGGGGTGGCGCACGAGGTCCGCAACCCGCTGGGCGGCATCGAGCTGTTCTCCGGCCTGCTCGCCGAGGACCTCAAGGCCGGCAGCGCCACCGAGGCCGCCAGCCACATCTCGCGAATCCAGCGCGAGGTGGCCTACCTCCAGCGCATCGTCGAGGACTTCCTGGCCTTCGCCCGCGAGCAACCGCTGGCCCGCGCTCCTGTGGAGGCACCTGCCCTGCTCTCGGGCGCGTGCGAGCTGCTCACGGTGGAGGCCGAGACCAAGGGCGTAAAGCTGGAGGTGGAGGCAGCCCCCGCGCGGCTGGAGGCGGACGGGAGCCTGCTGACGGCCGCGCTGGTGAACCTGGTGAAGAACGCCGTGCAGGCCTCGTCGCCGGGAGCCAGCGTGCGCGTCACGGGCCGGTCCGAGGCCCAGCGCTACACCATCCAGGTCCAGGACACGGGCCCCGGCATCCCCGAGGCCGAGCGCGAGCGCATCTTCGAGCCCTTCTTCACCACCCGGGAGAAGGGCACGGGGCTCGGGCTGCCGCTGGCGAGGAAGATCGTCCGAGCGCACGGAGGAGAGCTGGAACTCTCCTCCGCGCCGGGTGCGACCACCTTCACGCTGACGCTGCCGGTGGTGCTCAGTTCACCGTGA
- a CDS encoding potassium/proton antiporter, whose protein sequence is MEPLRTAFLLAIAGVLMLVSVLLSRASGRSGLPVAMLFLGIGMVAGSDGPGGIAFNDYGSAFRLGTVALVLILFDGGLNTPLSAVRAAIRPASVLATVGVVGTAALMALAAHWLFGFEWTTALLLGAIVSSTDAAAVFSVLRGSGLHLKRRVGTTLELESGLNDPMAVILTVALTQNLARGEELNGWALLLESMVQMAVGGALGLGLGVGGRLLIKRLRLQVAGLYPVMTLALAFLAFGLPTLFQGSGFLAVYAVGVVLGNETLRYRTGLLRVHDALAWLAQVAMFLVLGLLVYPRELLDVAWVGLGLSLFLAFIARPLSVLLCLLPFRFPAGEIVYTGWVGLRGAVPIILATYPVLAGAPGAHVLFNVVFFIVVVNGFIPGMTVPWVTRKLGLAANVPEPPPAVLEIASTQLLNGELSAFYIDSASASAGARISELPFPPESAAMLIVRGLELLAPKGDTVLKPGDHVYVFSRTEDLPFLRLMFGQREDE, encoded by the coding sequence ATGGAGCCTCTGCGCACTGCCTTTCTCCTCGCCATCGCGGGCGTACTGATGCTGGTGAGCGTCCTTCTGAGCCGGGCCTCGGGCCGTTCCGGGCTGCCGGTGGCGATGCTGTTCCTGGGCATTGGGATGGTGGCGGGCTCGGACGGCCCGGGGGGGATCGCGTTCAACGATTACGGCTCCGCCTTCCGGCTGGGCACGGTGGCGCTCGTCCTCATCCTCTTCGACGGTGGGCTCAACACGCCGCTGTCCGCCGTCCGCGCGGCCATCCGCCCGGCCTCGGTGCTGGCCACCGTGGGGGTGGTGGGCACGGCGGCGCTCATGGCGCTCGCGGCGCACTGGCTGTTTGGCTTCGAGTGGACCACGGCCTTGCTGCTGGGGGCCATCGTCTCCTCCACGGATGCGGCGGCCGTCTTCTCGGTGCTGCGCGGGAGCGGGCTGCACCTCAAGCGGCGCGTGGGGACGACGCTCGAGCTGGAGTCCGGTCTCAATGACCCGATGGCCGTGATCCTCACCGTGGCGCTCACGCAGAACCTGGCGCGAGGCGAGGAGCTGAACGGGTGGGCGTTGCTGCTGGAGTCGATGGTGCAGATGGCCGTGGGCGGCGCGCTGGGACTGGGGCTGGGGGTGGGAGGCCGGCTCCTCATCAAGCGCCTGCGGCTCCAGGTGGCGGGGCTCTACCCGGTGATGACACTGGCGCTGGCCTTCCTGGCGTTCGGGTTGCCCACGCTCTTCCAAGGCAGCGGCTTTCTGGCCGTGTACGCGGTGGGTGTGGTGCTGGGGAACGAGACCCTGCGCTACCGCACGGGCCTGCTGCGAGTGCATGACGCGCTGGCGTGGCTGGCGCAGGTGGCCATGTTCCTGGTGCTGGGGCTGCTCGTGTATCCCCGGGAGCTGCTGGACGTGGCGTGGGTGGGGCTGGGGCTGAGCCTCTTCCTGGCCTTCATTGCCCGGCCGCTGTCGGTGCTGCTGTGCCTGCTGCCCTTCCGCTTCCCGGCGGGGGAGATCGTCTACACGGGGTGGGTGGGTCTGCGAGGCGCGGTGCCCATCATCCTGGCGACCTACCCGGTGCTGGCGGGGGCTCCCGGGGCGCATGTCCTCTTCAACGTCGTGTTCTTCATCGTCGTGGTGAACGGCTTCATCCCTGGGATGACGGTGCCGTGGGTGACGCGCAAGCTGGGGCTGGCGGCGAACGTGCCCGAGCCTCCGCCCGCCGTGCTGGAGATCGCCTCCACCCAGCTGCTCAATGGCGAGCTGAGCGCTTTCTATATCGACTCGGCCTCGGCCTCGGCGGGGGCACGCATCTCGGAGCTGCCGTTTCCGCCCGAGTCCGCCGCGATGCTCATCGTACGAGGCCTGGAGCTGCTGGCTCCCAAGGGCGACACGGTCCT
- a CDS encoding sigma-54-dependent transcriptional regulator translates to MARILVIDDHDTLREGMTVTLTRSGHTVSAVRSGADGLAAYKKAPFDLVVTDLKMDGMDGIAVTRSLKALDPAAVVMVVTAFGTIETAVQAMQEGAYDFITKPFPPDVLRAKVEKGLELAATRRQVERLSARTAAHDADAALSHGSMVGDSEVLQKLLGQARKAAASDATVLVRGESGTGKELVARMLHQLSPRKEGPFIVVHCAALAETLLESELFGHERGAFTGAVKRKLGRFELADGGTIFLDEIGEIPASVQTKLLRVLQEKEVQRVGSEETLKVDVRVVSATHRDLQAEVKAGRFREDLYYRLHIVPLVLPPLRERPEDISSLARHFVAKHASRVNRRVKGLDEGALKALARHAWPGNVRELENVIEQALVFAEGEVLTEADLPSHLSTSTPRTDATGLPIPHGDRPLPDILEDIERQLIARAYEKAGKVKTETARLLGIKTSALYYKLEKYGFISKGEAPEEGG, encoded by the coding sequence ATGGCCCGCATCCTCGTCATCGACGACCATGACACCCTCCGCGAGGGGATGACCGTCACCTTGACCCGCTCGGGGCATACCGTGTCCGCGGTGCGCTCGGGCGCGGACGGGCTGGCGGCGTACAAGAAGGCCCCGTTCGACCTGGTCGTCACGGACCTGAAGATGGACGGGATGGACGGAATCGCCGTGACCCGGTCCCTCAAGGCGCTGGATCCGGCCGCCGTGGTCATGGTGGTGACGGCGTTCGGCACCATCGAGACGGCCGTGCAGGCCATGCAGGAGGGGGCCTACGACTTCATCACCAAGCCCTTCCCGCCGGACGTGCTGCGGGCCAAGGTGGAGAAGGGGCTGGAGCTGGCCGCCACGCGCCGGCAGGTGGAGCGGCTGAGCGCGAGGACCGCCGCGCACGACGCCGACGCCGCCCTCAGCCATGGCAGCATGGTGGGCGACAGCGAGGTGCTCCAGAAGCTGCTGGGCCAGGCGCGCAAGGCCGCCGCCAGCGACGCCACGGTGCTGGTGCGCGGCGAGAGCGGCACCGGCAAGGAGCTGGTGGCCCGGATGCTCCACCAGCTGTCCCCGCGCAAGGAGGGGCCCTTCATCGTGGTGCACTGCGCCGCCCTGGCCGAGACGCTGCTGGAGAGCGAGCTGTTCGGCCACGAGCGCGGCGCCTTCACCGGCGCGGTGAAGCGCAAGCTGGGCCGCTTCGAGCTGGCCGACGGCGGGACGATCTTCCTCGACGAGATTGGAGAGATTCCCGCCTCCGTGCAGACCAAGCTGCTGCGCGTGCTGCAGGAGAAGGAAGTCCAACGCGTGGGCAGCGAGGAGACGCTCAAGGTGGACGTGCGCGTGGTGAGCGCCACCCACCGGGACTTACAGGCCGAGGTGAAGGCGGGCCGCTTCCGCGAGGACCTCTACTACCGGCTGCACATCGTCCCGCTGGTGCTCCCCCCGCTGCGCGAGCGGCCCGAGGACATCTCCTCCCTGGCCCGCCACTTCGTGGCCAAGCACGCCTCTCGGGTGAACCGGCGCGTGAAGGGGCTGGACGAGGGCGCGCTCAAGGCCCTGGCCCGGCACGCGTGGCCCGGCAACGTGCGCGAGCTGGAGAACGTCATCGAGCAGGCGCTCGTCTTCGCCGAGGGCGAGGTGCTCACCGAGGCGGATCTGCCCTCGCACCTGAGCACGAGCACCCCGCGCACGGACGCCACGGGCCTGCCCATTCCGCACGGGGATCGCCCACTGCCGGACATCCTCGAGGACATCGAGCGCCAGCTCATCGCCCGGGCGTACGAGAAGGCCGGTAAGGTGAAGACCGAGACGGCGCGGCTGCTGGGCATCAAGACGTCCGCCCTGTACTACAAGCTGGAGAAGTACGGCTTCATCTCCAAGGGCGAGGCCCCCGAAGAGGGGGGCTGA